One Cherax quadricarinatus isolate ZL_2023a unplaced genomic scaffold, ASM3850222v1 Contig5058, whole genome shotgun sequence genomic window, TCGGGACCCCTGCTTTCTCGTTGGGTTGGTTGTGGCCGAGTCCGTTTTGGCACACACGCTTCAGCCAAGCAGAACCCTACAGAAAAAGGAAGGTGACCTGGTATGTGCGTACGCACTGATTCGTGAAATCGGGACTCTATTCTCCAAATTTAGAGCGGATGCCGAGGAGTACTTCCACGCTGTGTTCGTGAAAGCCAAAGATCTTCTAGTTGAAGTGGGCTCAGCTCACGATGACGTCCCTATTCCCAGAGTCTGTGCACGACAGACACAACGCGCGAATGTCCCAGCGGCATCTGCTGAGGAGTACTATCGGCGCTCGGTGTATATTCCGTTCGTTGACCATGTGATCGCTGAGTTGAAGAGCAGatttgatgatgacactgtgcccGTTGCTCTCCGATTGAAGGAGCTGCTCAGGGGCTCAAAAGCAAACGTGGATGCTGTTCTTAAAGCCACTAAACTCTACGAAAGTGACGTTGAGTCACTTTTGCTCGTGCAGACGGAAACACAGCGGTGGACATGTTCCGCTCCGGCCTTCGAATCTGTCAAGAAAGCAAAGGAATACGCCGAGGCCCGTATGTTTCCGAACATCGCGAAGCTCCTTACCATCCTACTGACCCTGCCAGTCTCAAATGCAGAAGCCGAACGATCGTTCTCAGCCCTGAAACGCCTGAAGACATACTTGAGGAGCACCATAGGTCAGGATCGCCTCAACGGCCTCGCACTACTCGCCGTCCATAACGATGTACATGTTCCTGTTGATCGTGTGATCAACAAGTTTGCGGAAAGGAACCGCCGTCTTCTCTTTGCTTAGGCTGCAGTGTGATTAATCCTTTCAGTGTAATAACCTTTGCATGTTACTTTTAAGGCTACTATTATAGGTAATATTATAAAGTATAATGCTTACTGTCTTaagcaggtatatatatatatatatatatatatatatatatatatatatatatatatatatatatatatatatatatatatatatatatatttcaataaaGTTTTAATAAGATACAAAATTCCTCACATTGTaaggtcagtgttttttttttctcagaaaaATCGGCCCTCTCATTTGGATCCGAAGAGAAACACTGGCACCTAGAGCAGATGGTTATGCCCATTCATTTAGGTCAGTCCGCCAGTAATTAACAAATAAGAATCCCGTTAGTGGAGAAACGGTAATGCTAAAGGCACACAGAAACTCaagagattaattgatctgtacatTTCGACCTCCTCCTGGGATCCTCTTAAGCAGATGATCCCAGAAACTAAAAtttacagatcaattaatctcctgatgttgtgtccatgtgggttattactgagcactgacaCGTGTTCATTCCactttatttatattatatttaccTTGGGTTGATTTCAAgtgtcccagaccaggccatAATAAATAAATATGGTTACATAACAATAGTTAAGAATAGTACATTTGGGTAAGTTGAACTATTTATGTGATAATGACAATGACTAGATTATGAGtgtcaaaatggtatataataccgacaggttggtaagacacataggcaacagtcaggcatctttaatccgaaacgtttcgcctacacagtagccttcttcaATCGAGAACAGAAAGTAGGTTGGAAGTgtggagatgtgaagacgatgtaatcagtccatcacccttgaagttttgaggtggtcagtctatggaacaatactcttctccagactgagggactgaccacctcaaaacttcaagggtgatggactgattacatcgtcttcaaatatcttctgcttctatcaacttttctgtactcgactgaagaagcctactgtgtaggcgaaacgtttcgaaataaagatacctaactgttgcatatgtgtcttacctgtacatatactgctatgtatgatattgtatgtaactgtatttacgtgtacctgtacctgaataaacttacacctcTCGACTATTCATGAACGCCCACATTTATTACTTTGAAATACGAATCCTGTTTGTGTTAAGCGCATTTAATAGCCATTACACTACGAAAACCTCTTCTTATATCCTTATACTTTGCATGAAAATATATAAATTGACTATTATTTTACATTTTATGCAATTACTCTTTTATAATTTAAATTACTTAAATAAAGCTTTCTTTGTTTCCAGACTAGAGCCCTTAAACGGAAGCTTAACACCTACATCAAATTTCTAATCGTCAGACACCCATACCAACGTCTCCTCTCCGCATATAGAGACAAGTTGGAAGGGACAGGAGAGGAATTTTATATTAAAAACTATGCCTATGATATTGCTAAAACTTATCGCCAAGATGGCGGTGATACAAACATTTCTAAGCCCGGCAACGGCCTTACGTTCTCAGAGTTCGTCAGTTATGTAAGTGATCGTCCTAAAGATGGCTTTGATGAACACTGGAGACCATATACCCAATTATGTTTCCCGTGTGACATACATTATGACGTCATTGGCAAGTATGAGACACTAGTCAAGGACTCTGAATACTTCTTGAGACTAATTGGAGCTCCAGAGGATCTGCACTTTCCCACTTTTGTCCCAAGCAACACTTCAGCACTTCTGGAAGCCTACATGGCAAGCCTCTCTCAAAAACAGCGCGAGAGCCTCCGCACTATATACAGAAAAGACTTCCAGATGTTTAActatgaagaagaaatataaataaatatgcaTTTCAAAAACCCAAATGAAGAAGCTAAAACGCAGATACAAAGAAGACTGTTTATTTCAATCCCATATTGAGGCTCTTCTGTTTAAAGATGAAATATTCAGTGCTCGTCTTTTATTGTAGTTTATTGTTCATGTACTTCATTGATGGTAATGTTCAGCGTTCATTACACTTTTATGTTTGGATTTACATATACATAACCTTAAATTAAGGAGTGCCATCCCTTATCAGGAGAGCAGAATTAATGAAGATATTTTCACACTCTAAGTAACCCATAAAATAATCTGCACAGTTATAAtgctgtgataaaaaaaaaactcctaaACATAGATATTTAACCCAGTTATTCTAATCTGTAATTACTTCTACTTATAATTTAATTAAATTTTACCTTATCTGACTGTTTTAATTAAGTATTCCTGAAGAGTTACCTTTAAGAGTTTGCCTGATTTTTTACCGTCCTCTAACTTTATTTTGCTCGCAACAACAAACCGCTTAACACAtcggtcgattcccaccaaggcagagtggcccgaaaaagaaaaactttcatcatcattcactccatcactgtcttgccagagggtgctttacactacagttataaaactgcaacattaacacccctccttcagagtgtagacactgtacttcccatctccaggactcaagtccggcctgccggtttccctgaatcccttcataaatgttactttgctcacactccaacagcacgtcaagtattaaaaaccatttgtctccattcactcctatcaaatacgctcacgcacgcttgctggaagtccaagcccctcgcacacaaaacctcctttaccccctccctccaacctttcctaggccgacccctacccctccttccctccactacagatttatacactctcgaagtcattctgttttgttccattctctctacatgtccgaaccacctcaacaacccctcctcagccctctggataatagttttggtaatcccacaccttctcctaatttccaaactacgaattctctgcattatattcacaccacacattgccctcagacatgacatctccactgcctccagccttctcctcgttgcaacattcatcacccatgcttcacacccatacaagagtgttggtacaactatactctcatacattcccctctttgcttccaaggacaaagttctttgtctccacagactcctaagtgcaccactcacccttttcccctcatcaattctatgattcacctcatccttcatagacccatctgctgacacgtccactcctaaatatctgaatacattcacctcctccatactctctccctccaatctgatatccaatctttcatcacctaatctttttgttatcctcataaccttactctttcctatattcacttttaattttcttcttttacataccctaccaaattcatccaccaacctctgcaacttctcttcagaatctcccaaaagcacagtgtcatcagcaaagagcaactgtgacaactcccactttgtgtttgattctttatcttttaactccacacctcttgccaagaccctcgcattcacttctcttacaaccccatctataaatatattgaacaaccacggtgacatcacacatccttgtctaaggcctacttttactgggaaataatctccctctctcctacatactctaacctgagcctcactatcctcgtaaaaactcttcactgctttcagtaacctacctcctataccatacacctgcaacatctgccacattgcccccctatccaccctgtcatacgccttttccaaatccataaatgccacaaaaacctctttacccttatctaaatactgttcacctatatgtttcactgtaaacacttggtctacacaccctctacctttcctaaagcctccttgttcatctgctatcctactctctatcttattcttaattctttcaataacaactctaccatacactttaccaggtatactcaacagagaatagtccgtcaagatgataagaacgcaggtctttcaccactgcaaagatatgaggtagttgcctggggttgactacacttaGGTATGCTGATAAAATGGTGACGTTCCAGAACTTAGGTAAAGTTCGtttccttcaacactgtttctttggttgccagatgacccgagctgacaGTCCAAGCTAGAAAcagacaaaggttacccactgcctaagaaatcactctccatgataagtaaagtatttaaaaaacatggtgattatctaaaagcacatggttaaaagtgaagcttttaaccaatatatccattaaaaacaggagcagaggcttttacttacagttgtgttgggagttgtgagtcaagtgattatcatttggtcggagccccacacgtcacctttccgggtggaaaaagggggagggatagcaggagctacacactgaccctaccttaacaagcagactggcaatcaaactatcatcaccacatactcgcttgctactcctatctgtttaACTTTTCCTTCACacccttcctcactcctacaagatgttattcctccttgccctatacacgaaatcacagcttccctttcttcatcaacatttaacaattcctcaaaatattccctccatgttcccaatacctctaactcttcatttaataactctcctctcccatttttaactgtcaaatccatttgttccctaggcttcctcaacttgttaatctcactccaaaactttttcttattttcaacaaaatttgttgataacatctcacccactctctcatttgctctctttttacattgcttcaccactttctgaccctctctttttctctccatatactcttccctccttgtatcacttctattttgtaaaaaccgcgtattattattattattattattattattattattattattattattattattattattataagactaAGCAATAAATTGACAAGAGTCAGTCATACCCCAGAAGGccgctcagatgaaaattcacacacatacGAACTATTAAACCTCTGCACCTCATCTACATAAACAACGATGATCTGATATGTAAtgtaaccgtatcaaagacaacaCACTCAGATCACatcataacagaggtacagacatgcatgcacagggctcctgaccagcaaaatgtgatcagtcatgagggtgtcttcacaaaattcaatttcaataacaaaaatatacaatgggaacaagtcaaacATGTTctaatgaaacaagctgggaagatatcctgaaCAACATTGATTCGAACCCAtgcctagaaaaaataaactctctggttcttgaggtatgctcaaggcacattccattaagaaaaaggagatgtaaactagaaagagagatgctccctatacagacgaaggcgaagagtaacagagctgctgagaggggccaatatatctgaaatacgaagggaggcactagttaatgaaattgcaaatatcgaacttaagctgatgGATATTTACAAGAGACAAGAATTGCAGTAAGAACTAAAgcccataaaggaaattgaaaaaaaaaatacttctcttaggtcaaatctaaggaaaaaacaacatccagtattgggcccctgcttaggcaagatgggacatacacagatgacagccaggaaatgagtgaaatactaaaGTCTgtgagccactgcccagactaagggtcgacaatccaaatgaattcttaatgaacaaaacccaaaatttgatcatctcaaaaatctcggatattattctaactccacaagactctgaataggcaattaatgacatgccctctgccccagacccagactcatgaaactccatgttcatcaagaattgcaagaagcccccatCGCGTGCagtcagcattttatggagaaggagcatggacacaggggtcatcccacacacgctaaaaacaacagacatagtcccactccacaaaggtggcagtaaagcaactgcagagaactacagaccgatagcactaacatcccatatcataaaaatcttggagagggttctaagaagcaagatcaccaaccacctagatactcaccaattacacaacccagggcaacacgggtttagagcaggtcgctcctgcctgtcccagctactggaccactgacaaggtcctggatgctgtagaggataaacaaaatacagatgtatacacagactttgcaaaagctttcga contains:
- the LOC138852208 gene encoding carbohydrate sulfotransferase 11-like, translating into MSVKMTRALKRKLNTYIKFLIVRHPYQRLLSAYRDKLEGTGEEFYIKNYAYDIAKTYRQDGGDTNISKPGNGLTFSEFVSYVSDRPKDGFDEHWRPYTQLCFPCDIHYDVIGKYETLVKDSEYFLRLIGAPEDLHFPTFVPSNTSALLEAYMASLSQKQRESLRTIYRKDFQMFNYEEEI